Proteins from a single region of Hordeum vulgare subsp. vulgare chromosome 6H, MorexV3_pseudomolecules_assembly, whole genome shotgun sequence:
- the LOC123401471 gene encoding haloacid dehalogenase-like hydrolase domain-containing protein 3 — MALLSRLRLVTVDVTGTLIAYRGLLGDYYCTAAMSAGLPCPGYARMHQAFKAAYADMTTKHPCFGHASRMPDDLWWKMCVRDSFLRAGHEYDDDTFERIFGQIYAVFGSPAPYSVFPDARPFLRWLRGEGVMAGVVTNADRRYRDVVLPALGLNQGSEWDFGVFSGVAGVEKPDRRIYEMALEAAGGVAPEEALHIGDSMSKDYAPARAVGMHALLLDRFGTADAERWRRSGAVVLPDLVSAREWLTRGPPVVHGRTNNAWAED, encoded by the exons ATGGCGCTGCTGTCGAGGCTGCGGCTGGTCACCGTGGACGTGACGGGGACTCTGATCGCCTACAGAGGGCTGCTCGGCGACTACTACTGCACGGCGGCCATGTCCGCCGGCCTGCCGTGCCCCGGCTACGCGCGCATGCACCAGGCCTTCAAGGCCGCCTACGCCGACATGACGACCAAGCACCCCTGCTTCGGCCACGCCTCCAGGATGCCCGACGACCTCTGGTGGAAGATGTGCGTCAGGGACTCCTTCCTCAGG GCAGGACACGAGTACGATGATGACACATTCGAGCGGATCTTCGGGCAAATCTATGCCGTCTTCGGCTCCCCCGCCCCGTACTCGGTGTTCCCCGACGCGCGGCCCTTCCTCCGATGGCTGCGCGGGGAGGGGGTCATGGCCGGGGTTGTCACCAACGCCGACCGCCGTTACAGGGACGTCGTCCTGCCCGCGCTGGGGCTGAACCAG GGGTCCGAGTGGGACTTCGGGGTGTTCTCGGGCGTCGCCGGCGTCGAGAAGCCCGACCGGAGGATCTACGAGATGGCGCTGGAGGCGGCGGGGGGCGTGGCGCCGGAGGAGGCGCTGCACATCGGCGACAGCATGAGCAAAGACTACGCGCCGGCGCGGGCCGTCGGGATGCACGCGCTGCTGCTGGACAGGTTCGGGACCGCCGACGCCGAGAGGTGGCGGCGGTCCGGCGCGGTGGTGCTCCCTGACCTCGTCTCTGCCCGGGAGTGGCTCACACGAGGTCCCCCTGTTGTACATGGAAGAACCAACAACGCCTGGGCGGAGGACTGA
- the LOC123401470 gene encoding choline-phosphate cytidylyltransferase 2-like, with protein sequence MADAKAEAARQAPAPQSSQEEEEDWKEAEGDVEVADRSTSNGAGAGEGITDRPIRVYADGIYDLFHFGHARSLEQAKKSFPNAYLLVGCCNDELTHKFKGRTVMTEDERYESLRHCKWVDEVIPDAPWVVTEEFLNKHNIDFVAHDSLPYHDASGASNDVYEFVKKLGKFKETKRTDGISTSDIIMRIVKDYNEYVMRNLARGYSRNDLGVSYVKEKRLRVNMGLKTLRDKVKQHQEKVGEKWSTVAKLQEEWVENADRWVVGFLEKFEEGCHSMGTAIKERIQERLKEAQSRDFSLLQYDSDDSDDFDDDEEDEEVAKDAKYVKE encoded by the exons ATGGCCGACGCGAAGGCCGAGGCGGCGAGGCAGGCGCCGGCGCCGCAGTCctcgcaggaggaggaggaggactggaAGGAGGCCGAGGGGGACGTCGAGGTTGCGGACAGGTCCACGAGCaatggcgccggcgccggcgagggGATCACGGACAGGCCGATCCGGGTCTACGCCGACGGCATCTACGACCTCTTCCACTTCGGCCACGCGCGCTCGCTCGAGCAGGCCAAGAAATC GTTCCCTAACGCATATCTTCTTGTCGGGTGCTGCAATGATGAGTTGACACATAAATTCAAAGGAAGAACTGTCATGACAGAGGATGAGAGATATGAATCACTTCGCCATTGCAA GTGGGTTGATGAAGTCATTCCTGATGCTCCGTGGGTAGTAACAGAAGAGTTCTTGAATAAGCATAACATCGATTTTGTTGCACATGATTCTCTGCC GTATCATGATGCTAGTGGAGCTAGTAATGATGTCTATGAATTT GTAAAAAAGCTTGGTAAATTTAAGGAGACCAAGCGCACGGATGGAATATCAACCTCAGATATTATAATGAGGATTGTTAAAGATTATAATGAGTATGTTATGCGCAATCTGGCCAGGGGGTACAGCAGAAATGATCTTGGTGTCAGCTATGTGAAG GAAAAAAGACTAAGAGTTAATATGGGATTGAAAACCCTGCGTGACAAAGTGAAGCAGCACCAAGAAAAAGTGGGGGAGAAG TGGAGTACAGTGGCAAAACTCCAGGAAGAGTGGGTTGAAAATGCAGATCGCTGGGTTGTTGGTTTTCTAGAGAAATTCGAGGAAGGTTGCCATTCAATG GGAACTGCCATCAAGGAAAGAATCCAGGAAAGGCTGAAGGAGGCGCAGTCTAGGGACTTCAGCCTTCTGCAATACGACAGCGATGACAGCgatgactttgacgacgatgaagaagatgaagaagttgCCAAAGATGCCAAATACGTGAAAGAATAG